In Nitratiruptor sp. YY09-18, a single window of DNA contains:
- a CDS encoding pseudouridine synthase gives MRLNKYISHNTTYSRREADKLIQDGHVKVNRQIVKEPFYDVKEGDKVFVKGKLIKPKAGYTVIVYNKPKGELVTKKDDRGRKTIYDSLPGKFRHFIPVGRLDFASEGLLLLTDSPKVAQALMEGDIPRVYNVKIRGSVTPQMEQAMREGLELEDASAGGHEKSEIKNMRFAPFFAYRIDKNSPTYSKLKVALTEGKNREIRRFFAHYGKDVVDLKRVEYGWIKLNALPTGKTRYLTKDEYKKLHEYLKEVNDKNKDQNTPQK, from the coding sequence ATGAGACTCAATAAATATATATCGCATAATACTACTTATTCGCGTAGAGAAGCTGACAAACTTATCCAGGATGGACATGTCAAGGTAAACAGGCAAATTGTCAAAGAGCCCTTTTATGACGTAAAAGAGGGTGATAAGGTCTTTGTAAAGGGCAAGCTTATTAAACCTAAAGCTGGGTATACTGTGATAGTTTACAATAAGCCTAAGGGTGAACTTGTTACTAAAAAAGATGATAGGGGCCGAAAAACCATATATGACTCGTTGCCAGGAAAATTTCGCCACTTTATACCTGTAGGAAGACTCGATTTTGCTAGCGAGGGGTTGTTGCTCCTCACAGACTCTCCTAAAGTAGCCCAGGCTCTCATGGAGGGTGATATTCCTCGTGTATATAATGTAAAAATCCGTGGAAGCGTAACTCCACAGATGGAGCAAGCTATGCGCGAGGGGCTTGAACTTGAAGATGCGAGTGCGGGAGGACATGAAAAGAGTGAAATCAAAAATATGAGGTTTGCTCCCTTTTTTGCTTATCGTATAGATAAAAACTCACCTACCTATTCTAAGCTTAAAGTAGCATTGACTGAAGGAAAAAATAGAGAAATACGCAGATTTTTTGCTCATTATGGCAAAGATGTGGTAGACTTAAAAAGAGTTGAGTATGGTTGGATTAAACTCAATGCCTTGCCAACAGGTAAGACAAGATATCTTACTAAAGATGAGTATAAAAAACTCCATGAATATTTAAAGGAAGTCAATGATAAAAATAAAGATCAAAACACACCACAAAAGTGA
- a CDS encoding secondary thiamine-phosphate synthase enzyme YjbQ, whose product MIKIKIKTHHKSEMIEITEIVQEEVIKSGVSNGTCVVYSPHTTTGILLFENVDPSLQRDFLGHMSRLVPKSDRYAHGENADAHLKSALTGNSVTIPVVDAKLMLGKWQGIYFCEYDGPREEREYYIKVING is encoded by the coding sequence ATGATAAAAATAAAGATCAAAACACACCACAAAAGTGAAATGATTGAAATTACTGAGATTGTCCAAGAAGAGGTGATCAAAAGTGGTGTGAGCAATGGTACATGTGTAGTCTATTCGCCACATACGACTACAGGGATTTTACTCTTTGAAAATGTCGATCCGAGTTTGCAGCGTGATTTTTTAGGTCATATGAGTCGTTTGGTACCAAAGAGCGATCGCTATGCTCATGGTGAAAATGCAGATGCACACCTAAAATCTGCCCTTACTGGAAATAGTGTAACTATTCCTGTAGTTGATGCAAAACTCATGCTAGGCAAGTGGCAAGGGATATATTTTTGTGAATATGACGGTCCAAGAGAAGAGCGTGAATACTACATTAAAGTGATCAATGGTTGA
- a CDS encoding replication-associated recombination protein A encodes MVDFRPQNIEEFVGQSHLVAPGALFRKLLENSSLPNSFFYGPPGTGKTTLARIVAKILEKEFYELNATSLKIDDMRKIIKQHASTLFRPLIFIDEVHRLSKTQQEVLLPIMENNEALILGASTENPFFSLTAAVRSRSLLFAFKPLNDEEIRTIARRVLDKLELKIEEEALEYLVRISQGDARNIIKFLQTLSVVSKNITLNLVKELAPSSYHDGVRSADTHYDLASALIKSMRGSDVDATLYYLARLIVAGEPPEFLARRMVIFASEDIGNANPQALLLATATIEAVKNIGYPEARIILAQCAVYLASSPKSNSSYLAINKAIAAVEAGEILPVPAHLKPPHFKGYKYPHDFGGYVEQEYMTKKMKLYESKGIGYEKRLDEWIAKIRGKESS; translated from the coding sequence ATGGTTGATTTTCGTCCACAAAATATTGAGGAGTTTGTAGGACAGTCGCACCTTGTAGCTCCCGGTGCCCTTTTTCGTAAGCTTCTTGAAAATTCCTCTCTCCCCAACTCCTTTTTCTATGGACCACCCGGAACAGGGAAAACAACGCTGGCTCGTATAGTTGCGAAAATATTAGAAAAAGAGTTTTATGAGCTCAATGCTACAAGTCTTAAAATCGATGATATGCGAAAAATTATAAAGCAGCACGCCTCTACCCTCTTTCGGCCCCTTATTTTTATCGATGAAGTACATAGACTCTCTAAAACTCAGCAAGAAGTACTACTGCCTATTATGGAAAATAACGAAGCACTTATTTTAGGAGCAAGCACAGAAAACCCTTTCTTTTCCCTTACAGCTGCTGTGCGTTCACGCTCGCTTCTTTTTGCTTTTAAACCTTTAAATGATGAAGAGATAAGAACTATAGCTAGGAGAGTATTAGACAAGCTTGAGCTTAAGATTGAAGAGGAAGCTTTAGAGTATCTTGTACGCATAAGTCAAGGTGATGCTCGCAATATTATAAAATTTTTGCAAACACTTTCCGTTGTTTCAAAAAATATCACTTTAAATCTTGTCAAAGAGTTGGCGCCAAGTAGCTATCACGATGGGGTTAGAAGTGCTGATACGCACTACGATTTGGCAAGTGCGTTGATAAAAAGTATGCGGGGAAGTGATGTAGATGCGACTCTTTACTATCTTGCTAGACTTATTGTAGCGGGTGAGCCACCAGAGTTTTTAGCAAGACGTATGGTAATCTTTGCAAGTGAAGATATTGGTAATGCCAATCCTCAAGCATTACTCCTTGCAACAGCTACTATAGAGGCAGTCAAAAATATCGGCTATCCAGAGGCTAGAATTATCCTTGCGCAATGCGCAGTCTATCTTGCAAGTTCCCCCAAATCAAATAGCTCCTACCTTGCAATAAACAAAGCTATCGCAGCAGTTGAAGCTGGAGAGATCCTCCCAGTGCCTGCTCATCTCAAGCCTCCACATTTTAAAGGCTATAAGTATCCTCACGATTTTGGAGGATATGTAGAGCAAGAGTATATGACTAAAAAAATGAAGTTGTATGAGAGCAAAGGTATAGGGTATGAGAAGAGACTGGATGAGTGGATAGCAAAGATTAGAGGCAAAGAGAGCTCTTAG
- a CDS encoding P-II family nitrogen regulator, with translation MKKIEAVIKPFKLEDVKEALSEIGITGMTVTEVKGYGRQQGHSELYRGAEYVVDFLPKVKIEIVVKDEDVALVTQKIVESARTGKIGDGKIFISSIEKAVRIRTAEEDEEAL, from the coding sequence ATGAAAAAAATTGAAGCAGTGATCAAACCGTTCAAACTCGAAGATGTCAAAGAGGCTCTGAGTGAAATAGGAATCACCGGTATGACAGTCACTGAAGTGAAAGGTTATGGACGCCAGCAAGGACATAGTGAGCTCTATCGTGGGGCAGAGTATGTGGTGGATTTTTTGCCAAAAGTAAAGATCGAGATAGTTGTCAAAGATGAAGATGTAGCTCTTGTTACGCAAAAAATAGTCGAATCGGCCAGAACCGGTAAAATCGGTGATGGAAAAATATTTATAAGTAGTATCGAGAAAGCGGTGCGTATTAGGACAGCAGAAGAGGATGAAGAGGCGCTCTAA
- a CDS encoding ammonium transporter: MNRWKMSLLALLPTLVMAEDKLDSGNTAWMIVATAFVMLMTPAGLALFYGGMTRAKNVLNTYMMVFIAYVIGSIVWVLWGYSLAFNGDGAIIGDLGKIFLKGVTAESLSGTYPEFVFIAFQGTFAAITVAIASGSAIERMKFSTWVIFSILWVTFVYVPITHMVWGGGFLYNDGTLDFAGGTVVHMNGGLAGLVLALMLGKRKGYPKEAMHPSSIILTALGAALLWFGWFGFNAGSEFAADGVAGSALLMTNFAAAIGALTWLIIEWFVYKKPTLLGAATGAVAGLVAITPAAGFVDVMGALVIGIGGSVVGFWGVAWLKKVFKYDDSLDAFGVHFLSGLWGALATGLFALQNLAWDGSPLKDHGDRMGQMLVQLESVAVTMLFTGIVTVVVYFVSSLLTGGARVDEETEIMGLDEAIHGERGFNLK, from the coding sequence ATGAATAGATGGAAAATGTCTCTTCTTGCTCTATTGCCAACGCTGGTGATGGCAGAAGACAAACTCGATAGTGGGAATACGGCATGGATGATCGTTGCAACCGCTTTTGTTATGCTCATGACACCAGCGGGTCTCGCGCTCTTCTATGGTGGTATGACACGTGCAAAGAATGTGCTCAATACCTATATGATGGTCTTTATTGCATATGTTATTGGCTCAATTGTGTGGGTTTTGTGGGGCTATTCGCTCGCATTTAACGGTGATGGTGCAATTATAGGAGATCTTGGCAAAATCTTCTTAAAAGGTGTAACAGCCGAGAGTCTTAGTGGTACATATCCCGAATTTGTCTTCATAGCCTTCCAGGGAACATTTGCTGCAATTACAGTGGCAATTGCAAGTGGCTCGGCAATTGAGAGAATGAAGTTTTCTACATGGGTGATTTTTAGCATCCTTTGGGTAACTTTTGTCTATGTACCAATTACACACATGGTATGGGGTGGTGGATTTTTGTACAATGATGGAACACTCGATTTTGCAGGTGGTACTGTTGTACATATGAATGGTGGTCTTGCTGGCCTTGTGCTTGCACTCATGCTTGGTAAAAGAAAAGGGTATCCAAAAGAAGCAATGCACCCTTCATCAATCATTCTCACAGCTCTTGGTGCAGCACTTCTTTGGTTTGGATGGTTCGGGTTCAATGCAGGGAGTGAATTTGCGGCTGATGGAGTAGCAGGGAGCGCACTTCTTATGACAAACTTTGCAGCTGCAATAGGAGCTTTGACATGGTTAATAATAGAGTGGTTTGTGTATAAAAAACCTACACTCCTTGGAGCAGCAACCGGTGCAGTGGCCGGACTTGTTGCGATAACTCCAGCAGCTGGATTTGTGGATGTAATGGGGGCTTTAGTTATAGGAATTGGTGGTAGCGTCGTTGGATTTTGGGGTGTAGCATGGCTCAAAAAAGTATTCAAATATGATGATAGTCTTGATGCTTTTGGCGTGCACTTCCTCTCTGGTCTTTGGGGTGCGCTGGCTACAGGTCTTTTTGCACTCCAAAACCTTGCTTGGGACGGGAGTCCACTTAAAGATCATGGCGATAGAATGGGGCAGATGCTCGTGCAGCTTGAGTCTGTAGCTGTGACAATGCTTTTTACAGGTATTGTGACAGTAGTTGTCTATTTTGTCTCATCACTCCTTACTGGTGGAGCAAGAGTAGATGAAGAGACTGAAATCATGGGTCTTGATGAAGCTATACATGGTGAGAGAGGCTTCAACCTCAAATGA
- a CDS encoding sigma 54-interacting transcriptional regulator produces MQYFIAKSPQSIKALNVLRAAANLPVNIAIIGERGTGKEALVNEIFPKITHYSIASLPENIEAKELFIRDFENVENMHLFMQKMRGKRLVVASTLHNDAIDEFFPVQVTLPPLKERPEDLEELKKTYMQKVKEEFKLEKFPEDFIPDLQSNAISLKKSIYEKALLASFDEKKVMELLEDYLQTRVDEGYKELLYIFEVPLLRAAKKRFKSALAMSKALGLNRATLTKKLQKYSSKL; encoded by the coding sequence ATGCAATATTTTATAGCCAAATCGCCCCAAAGCATCAAAGCGCTCAATGTTTTAAGAGCAGCAGCAAATCTACCTGTCAATATTGCTATTATTGGTGAGCGAGGAACGGGTAAAGAGGCATTGGTAAATGAGATCTTCCCTAAAATTACTCACTACAGCATAGCCTCCCTCCCTGAGAATATAGAGGCTAAAGAGCTTTTCATCCGTGATTTTGAGAATGTTGAAAATATGCATCTTTTTATGCAAAAAATGCGAGGAAAACGCCTTGTTGTAGCATCAACTCTCCACAATGATGCAATTGATGAGTTTTTCCCAGTTCAAGTAACACTTCCACCTCTCAAAGAGCGTCCAGAAGACCTTGAAGAGCTCAAAAAAACCTATATGCAAAAGGTCAAAGAGGAGTTTAAATTAGAAAAATTTCCCGAAGATTTCATTCCAGATCTACAAAGCAATGCAATCTCTTTGAAAAAATCTATTTATGAAAAAGCACTTCTTGCATCTTTTGATGAGAAAAAAGTGATGGAGCTTTTAGAGGATTATCTGCAAACGAGAGTAGATGAAGGCTACAAGGAGCTTCTCTATATTTTTGAGGTGCCACTCCTGCGAGCAGCAAAAAAGCGATTTAAGAGTGCACTGGCGATGTCAAAAGCACTAGGACTCAATCGTGCGACTTTAACAAAAAAGTTGCAAAAATATTCCTCTAAGTTATAA
- a CDS encoding methyltransferase domain-containing protein encodes MEELFVIIPKLPGVRVYQFSDSLESSKSLCEFCQEQGHYLEIVALRDDLYEKIKDLPAKVRRLDEDKERYNLRSMQFDTVFVNYDITKLHDPEQFLRKIYRMMKNAGDLLLFLDEADMERYAKLLEDINYVAINPIHNRNSVVLSAKKMHGWQKV; translated from the coding sequence ATGGAGGAGCTGTTTGTCATTATTCCAAAACTACCTGGGGTGAGGGTATACCAATTTAGCGATTCGCTTGAAAGCTCAAAGAGTCTATGTGAATTTTGCCAGGAGCAGGGGCATTACCTTGAGATTGTGGCACTGCGTGATGATCTATATGAGAAGATCAAAGATCTACCAGCAAAGGTACGGCGTCTCGATGAAGATAAAGAGCGTTACAATCTTCGCTCCATGCAGTTTGATACAGTTTTTGTCAACTATGATATTACCAAATTACATGATCCTGAACAGTTTTTACGCAAAATCTATCGCATGATGAAAAATGCAGGAGATCTCCTCCTTTTTCTTGATGAAGCAGATATGGAAAGATATGCAAAACTTTTAGAAGATATAAACTATGTAGCTATCAATCCTATACATAATCGCAATAGCGTGGTACTTAGTGCAAAAAAGATGCATGGATGGCAAAAGGTGTAA